Proteins from a genomic interval of Criblamydia sequanensis CRIB-18:
- a CDS encoding F-box/WD repeat-containing protein translates to MNDFISIVNPFSNRYQALEDFNKLTFLNKVTVIFVTTITSILSVLFCTALVFRSLVGRLKPLDTASLAHQSKVANTIGENADSILNRDERGFSLSDEILLHTFSYLDTKSLFMAMQVSKDFRTIGADDTLWMEKTQKIEKELSFYENYLRKNEIAFRIKSPSSQPVVTKITKLINRSDRNTVAHQNFIINSCSIMRVDIYNTKSGVNNRLPVSVVNSLNVHQGELLVGSIGYIEIFELESCQRLRRLEPNDKFLNSPVTGVLVQEGKVFGCYHSHLVVWDLETGVPQKYLSRGHNDKISKILCYDGYVVTYDDQSQVIWDLETESILSQTLSNPLYSYDGKLIALADNNLVLYDFKTQNVESVSFLIPEEQILNSQFNTALVEDQFIIQSCFKIIVGNLRENKLLYNIFPFHGSENIEAKFAKICVCKDKIIASIESGLNSKISCWDLKTGALVYSFPFQKIIAGFVILEEEKAIVCDLIDKLDIFDLEKGVYKRTIHVPEKQKNMFAMTEGKILLDYCSELLLIDFSKEGEEPKPQKGCTLF, encoded by the coding sequence ATGAATGACTTTATCTCGATTGTAAATCCTTTTAGCAATCGATATCAAGCTCTAGAGGACTTTAATAAATTAACTTTTTTAAACAAGGTTACCGTTATTTTTGTCACGACAATCACCTCTATTCTTTCAGTTTTATTTTGTACCGCTCTTGTATTCAGGTCTTTAGTAGGAAGACTAAAACCCTTAGACACCGCTTCACTTGCGCATCAAAGTAAGGTTGCTAATACGATAGGGGAGAATGCTGATTCCATTTTAAATAGGGACGAAAGGGGGTTTTCTTTAAGCGATGAGATTCTTTTGCATACTTTTTCTTATCTTGATACGAAGTCGCTTTTTATGGCCATGCAAGTTAGCAAAGATTTCCGAACAATTGGTGCTGATGATACCTTGTGGATGGAAAAAACTCAAAAAATTGAGAAAGAGCTCTCCTTTTATGAGAATTATCTAAGGAAAAATGAAATTGCTTTCAGAATAAAATCTCCCTCAAGTCAGCCTGTTGTGACTAAGATAACGAAATTGATAAATAGGTCCGATAGAAACACGGTAGCCCATCAAAATTTCATTATTAACTCTTGCAGTATAATGCGTGTAGATATTTACAATACCAAATCCGGAGTAAATAATCGTTTACCGGTCTCAGTTGTAAACAGTTTAAATGTCCATCAGGGTGAATTACTTGTCGGTTCGATTGGGTACATTGAAATTTTCGAACTAGAGTCTTGTCAACGTTTAAGGAGATTGGAGCCAAATGATAAATTTTTAAATTCTCCCGTGACAGGAGTCCTAGTCCAGGAGGGGAAAGTTTTTGGGTGTTACCATAGTCATCTTGTGGTTTGGGATTTAGAGACAGGTGTCCCTCAAAAATATTTATCTAGAGGCCATAATGATAAAATCAGCAAAATTTTATGCTACGATGGCTATGTTGTGACCTATGATGATCAAAGTCAGGTTATCTGGGATTTAGAAACAGAATCTATTTTGAGTCAAACTCTATCTAATCCATTATATAGTTATGATGGAAAACTAATAGCTTTAGCAGACAACAATCTAGTATTATATGATTTTAAAACACAAAACGTGGAAAGTGTCAGTTTTCTTATTCCTGAAGAGCAAATCTTAAATTCTCAGTTCAATACAGCCTTAGTTGAAGATCAATTTATCATCCAATCTTGCTTTAAAATTATAGTTGGAAACTTACGAGAAAACAAACTTCTTTATAATATTTTTCCTTTTCATGGTTCAGAAAATATAGAGGCGAAATTTGCAAAAATTTGTGTTTGCAAAGATAAAATTATTGCTTCAATTGAATCGGGTTTGAATTCAAAAATTTCATGTTGGGATCTTAAAACCGGAGCTCTTGTTTATTCTTTCCCGTTTCAAAAAATAATAGCCGGTTTTGTCATATTGGAAGAAGAAAAAGCCATAGTATGCGACTTAATAGACAAGCTTGATATTTTTGATTTAGAAAAAGGAGTTTATAAAAGAACTATCCATGTACCCGAAAAACAAAAAAATATGTTTGCCATGACTGAGGGCAAAATTCTTTTAGATTATTGTTCGGAACTTCTCCTTATAGACTTTAGTAAGGAAGGTGAAGAGCCTAAACCTCAAAAAGGCTGCACCTTATTTTAA
- a CDS encoding Fic family protein, which yields MEASQNRLHPTHFLLDHETNPYRHQEKLHDFVKREPGYDLAFCRAWSEFEFSKMTPIKTSSDLLKKIDAIQKGALSHLSNEVQGKANIVSYGLARNWNCDEEGLIALIRDIWINHLDFLHLIVVAPETAPKYAHLEKNCFGISQCDKYVLSSKSYAILSNIDGNVSEKILATNGSDRNETLERIQNELLFRYRNEKQWKDATYGYAPFGLFSIINDPAEKEKKILQTLQSYFDQIKDSSSEEEKIKIIVTTLRNLMLLHPYQDGNGRTLYILTNLLLHQNQLKPTHLKNMCLYEGFSVERLVKEVIEGQERFEAHFESEEELSSGLFRYNEAVLQLQQLINNRSLPKALKDSFFERNFNLLFRQVAASDKQNELLQFLIEKASILNIDLFSKGDKSGNALDVAIKYNNKKAIEQLKQVGLTPSLS from the coding sequence ATGGAAGCATCACAAAATCGTCTCCACCCTACCCATTTTTTATTAGACCATGAAACTAATCCATATAGGCATCAAGAAAAGCTTCATGACTTTGTTAAACGAGAGCCGGGATATGATCTTGCTTTTTGCAGGGCTTGGTCAGAATTTGAATTTTCTAAAATGACACCCATTAAAACGTCCTCAGATCTTTTAAAAAAGATAGATGCGATACAAAAAGGCGCCCTCAGTCATTTATCAAATGAGGTGCAAGGAAAAGCCAATATTGTTTCATATGGTCTAGCACGTAATTGGAATTGTGATGAGGAAGGGCTTATCGCATTGATCCGAGACATCTGGATAAATCATTTAGACTTTCTTCACCTTATCGTTGTAGCTCCTGAGACAGCCCCTAAATATGCTCACCTTGAAAAAAACTGCTTTGGCATTAGCCAATGCGATAAATATGTTCTTTCTAGCAAATCTTATGCTATTCTCAGTAATATAGATGGAAATGTTTCAGAAAAAATTCTCGCAACAAACGGATCCGACCGAAATGAAACTCTTGAAAGAATCCAAAATGAGCTGCTTTTTCGTTACCGGAATGAAAAACAATGGAAAGATGCAACTTATGGCTACGCTCCTTTCGGATTATTTTCTATAATTAACGATCCCGCTGAAAAGGAAAAAAAAATTCTTCAAACGCTGCAATCATATTTTGACCAAATAAAAGATAGTTCTTCCGAAGAAGAGAAAATCAAAATCATTGTTACCACTCTGAGAAATTTGATGTTATTGCATCCCTATCAAGATGGTAATGGAAGAACTTTATATATTTTAACTAACTTATTGCTCCATCAAAATCAATTAAAGCCCACTCACCTTAAAAACATGTGCCTCTACGAAGGTTTTTCAGTTGAAAGATTAGTAAAAGAAGTCATCGAAGGCCAAGAGAGATTCGAAGCCCATTTCGAAAGCGAAGAAGAACTCTCTTCCGGACTATTTCGCTATAATGAGGCTGTTCTGCAATTGCAACAACTGATAAATAATAGGTCTTTGCCAAAAGCGCTGAAAGATTCATTCTTTGAAAGGAATTTCAACTTACTATTTCGTCAAGTGGCGGCAAGCGATAAACAAAATGAGCTGCTTCAATTCTTAATCGAAAAGGCTTCCATCTTAAATATTGACCTCTTTTCTAAAGGCGATAAATCAGGAAATGCCTTAGATGTGGCTATTAAATATAACAACAAAAAAGCGATTGAACAATTAAAACAGGTTGGCCTTACTCCAAGTTTAAGCTAA
- a CDS encoding phosphotransferase — protein MKKVIMNLASVKSFVFALIFLIGTSFASENREIETLQIMKDFLKVDEGIQIKELRGGYSGADLFLVDFEGQKFVVRFSNQISPEEFQKEISICEIASHAGYGPKVYLSDEERGFIVMEYLVNELDVEKISIPSLAELAKKIHEGPSFSSSSNIMELHIFRMLDYIYSQKFYSEVIPLDWMERILQACREINTSLESFPKEAPCHGDLHKANLFFSNGQCYAIDYELASMSDPFLDLATLSLSYDFDKGQDNLFLTHYFNREPTQKEQSKLFIMKQLVSLYWGFGLINLIEDGDPATFTSLKKYSQMDELDFEGSEYKLIMASKYLQKALDNFESFEYQEALRILN, from the coding sequence ATGAAAAAAGTAATAATGAACTTAGCAAGCGTAAAAAGTTTTGTTTTTGCCTTGATTTTTCTAATCGGCACCTCGTTTGCTTCTGAGAACCGGGAGATAGAAACTCTTCAGATTATGAAGGATTTTCTAAAAGTTGATGAAGGGATTCAGATTAAGGAACTTCGCGGCGGCTACTCCGGGGCTGATTTATTTTTAGTCGATTTTGAAGGTCAAAAATTTGTAGTTCGATTTTCCAATCAAATAAGTCCTGAAGAATTTCAAAAAGAAATTTCCATTTGCGAAATAGCATCCCATGCCGGTTATGGCCCGAAAGTCTACCTTTCTGATGAAGAAAGAGGCTTTATTGTCATGGAATACCTGGTGAATGAACTTGATGTAGAAAAGATTAGCATCCCTTCTTTGGCAGAACTCGCAAAAAAAATTCATGAGGGTCCAAGTTTTTCTTCTTCAAGCAATATTATGGAACTGCATATTTTTAGAATGCTTGATTATATTTATTCCCAAAAGTTTTACTCGGAAGTTATTCCGCTTGATTGGATGGAGAGGATACTTCAAGCTTGTCGAGAAATAAATACGTCCCTTGAAAGCTTTCCAAAGGAAGCTCCTTGCCACGGGGACTTGCATAAAGCCAATTTATTTTTTTCTAACGGCCAATGCTATGCCATCGATTATGAATTGGCCTCAATGAGCGATCCCTTTTTGGATTTGGCAACCCTTTCACTTTCTTATGATTTTGACAAAGGACAAGACAACTTATTTCTTACTCATTATTTTAATCGAGAGCCGACCCAAAAGGAACAATCAAAGCTATTTATTATGAAACAATTGGTTTCTCTATACTGGGGATTCGGCCTTATCAATTTAATCGAAGATGGAGATCCGGCTACTTTTACTTCTTTGAAAAAGTATTCTCAAATGGATGAGTTAGATTTTGAAGGCTCGGAATATAAGCTCATCATGGCTTCCAAGTATTTGCAAAAGGCTTTAGATAACTTTGAGTCTTTCGAATATCAAGAAGCACTTCGCATTCTAAACTAA
- a CDS encoding Asp23/Gls24 family envelope stress response protein, whose product MQEKKSSAKPNPLDMRELELPETVFIRDVENRVFQGIVLQSLSKISGIALLEGNFIDSIFNKGSTEGVKGIFAEQDNKHQSVSIKIEVNIRYGEQIPQKADEIQTKVAEDITKLTGLHVSCVHVVFKDVISETDAAKINHTSKEDALKISEASVEEEYSEEF is encoded by the coding sequence ATGCAAGAAAAAAAATCTTCCGCCAAACCCAATCCCTTGGATATGAGAGAGCTGGAATTACCTGAAACTGTGTTTATACGCGATGTTGAAAATCGTGTTTTTCAAGGCATCGTCTTGCAAAGTCTTTCTAAAATAAGCGGCATTGCGCTTCTTGAGGGCAATTTCATAGATTCCATCTTCAATAAAGGATCTACAGAAGGCGTTAAAGGGATTTTTGCCGAGCAAGATAACAAGCATCAATCGGTCAGCATTAAAATTGAAGTGAACATCCGCTATGGAGAACAGATTCCCCAAAAAGCTGATGAAATACAGACAAAAGTAGCTGAAGATATTACAAAGCTGACAGGCCTTCATGTTTCCTGCGTCCATGTAGTATTTAAAGATGTCATTTCAGAAACGGATGCAGCAAAAATCAATCATACATCAAAAGAAGATGCTTTAAAAATTTCTGAAGCAAGCGTTGAAGAAGAATATTCGGAAGAATTTTGA
- the pyk gene encoding pyruvate kinase: MDFPLNLQKMRRTKIICTIGPAVSSYEKIVELIESGMNVARLNFSHGTYADHLDIIEKLKRARKETQVSLAIMLDTKGPKIRLGSIEGGIVKLEKDQIWSLTQDIVKGDQNEATIVPGFIINEIPVGSRVLFDDGYIAGEVVDKTNKDLKVKILNAGSLKSGKSVNLPFTRLSLSSPTEKDIQDIHFGCDHDVEFIAASFVRSAEDIVAIKKILAERGKPEIQVIAKIENHEGITNFDSIVQIADGIMIARGDLGVEVPLMQVPKLQKMMIRKCSHAGKPSVTATQMLESMIKNPRPTRAEASDIANAIYDSTSAVMLSGETATGEYPIECVKMMKSIVEESEGDFDYKGFFNQYAAKAYNDVPSAVTLATVKTAYSCSATAIFAFTNAGSTARLLSRLRPEIPILGLTPLEKCFHQLSLYWGVIPVLYDKGRNFFESFSYLSDFALKHEIVKNGDLVLATVGTPFGVSGTTNTMMVDSIGFVLVRGKQGTGKRTHGKILLVPTAEGISSYTVRDRIIVITKCDASYLPLIHNAQAVLLQNLEEDLASEEFLLKEAESKGKPALIKADNAFNILHDGQLVTLDTENGIVYKGVVL, translated from the coding sequence ATGGACTTTCCTCTAAATCTACAAAAAATGAGACGTACTAAAATCATCTGTACTATTGGGCCCGCCGTTTCAAGTTATGAAAAAATTGTAGAGTTGATTGAATCCGGTATGAATGTGGCAAGGCTTAATTTTAGCCATGGTACTTATGCGGATCATCTCGATATCATAGAGAAGCTTAAGAGGGCGCGGAAAGAAACTCAAGTCTCCCTTGCGATTATGCTAGACACCAAGGGGCCAAAAATAAGACTTGGCTCTATAGAGGGTGGTATTGTCAAGCTTGAAAAAGACCAAATATGGTCTTTGACTCAAGATATAGTTAAAGGAGATCAAAATGAAGCAACCATCGTTCCCGGGTTTATTATTAATGAAATACCGGTAGGATCAAGGGTTCTTTTTGATGATGGCTACATTGCGGGAGAAGTCGTTGATAAAACCAATAAAGACTTAAAAGTTAAGATATTAAATGCAGGCTCTTTAAAAAGCGGCAAAAGCGTAAACCTTCCTTTCACAAGGCTTTCTTTATCGTCTCCTACTGAAAAAGATATACAGGACATTCACTTTGGATGCGACCACGACGTTGAATTTATTGCAGCTTCTTTTGTCCGTTCTGCAGAAGATATCGTAGCGATAAAAAAGATACTTGCAGAAAGAGGAAAGCCTGAAATTCAAGTCATCGCAAAAATCGAAAACCATGAAGGCATCACCAACTTTGATAGCATCGTCCAAATAGCGGATGGCATTATGATTGCGAGAGGAGATCTAGGAGTAGAGGTTCCTTTAATGCAAGTGCCGAAGCTTCAAAAGATGATGATTAGAAAATGCTCCCATGCGGGAAAACCCTCTGTGACAGCAACTCAAATGCTTGAGTCAATGATTAAAAATCCAAGGCCGACAAGGGCTGAAGCTTCTGATATCGCAAACGCCATCTATGATAGCACAAGCGCTGTGATGCTCTCCGGTGAAACAGCGACAGGGGAATACCCGATTGAATGCGTAAAAATGATGAAAAGCATTGTAGAGGAGTCTGAAGGAGACTTTGATTACAAGGGCTTTTTTAACCAGTATGCCGCAAAAGCTTATAACGATGTGCCCTCTGCTGTCACTTTAGCTACTGTTAAAACCGCCTATAGCTGCAGCGCTACCGCCATTTTTGCTTTTACAAATGCCGGAAGCACTGCTCGTTTACTATCAAGGCTTAGGCCGGAGATCCCAATTCTTGGGCTAACCCCCCTTGAAAAGTGTTTCCATCAACTTTCTTTATATTGGGGGGTTATTCCTGTTTTATATGATAAGGGGCGAAACTTTTTTGAATCCTTTTCGTATTTAAGCGACTTTGCATTGAAACATGAAATTGTTAAAAATGGGGATCTTGTTCTAGCAACGGTCGGAACCCCTTTTGGAGTTTCCGGCACAACTAACACGATGATGGTCGATAGCATAGGTTTTGTACTCGTAAGAGGAAAGCAAGGGACGGGAAAAAGAACCCACGGTAAAATCTTGCTTGTACCAACAGCTGAGGGGATTTCATCCTACACTGTTAGAGATAGGATCATCGTGATTACAAAATGCGATGCAAGCTATCTGCCTCTTATCCATAATGCCCAAGCGGTTCTATTGCAGAATCTTGAAGAAGATCTGGCTTCTGAGGAGTTTTTGTTAAAGGAAGCCGAGTCTAAAGGAAAACCGGCCCTAATTAAGGCTGATAATGCCTTTAACATATTGCACGATGGCCAGCTTGTGACCCTCGATACAGAAAATGGCATTGTCTATAAGGGAGTCGTTTTATAA
- a CDS encoding formylglycine-generating enzyme family protein, producing the protein MKKFYAFLGFSIAWGSCSMAQNDPNSSLSYYSGLSIAPSHYGTWKPPGLNSLGLNLDSPHFSSVSIAAYKESPQEAGIFHDDEVVNEFFLENQINEEKRLLVWLENKIAANPFHDFEYVESEIIEDLNENELAYLSKAFVGSTLKTSEDQIVAYSLPKKEDPSLNQFANEPDLYREMTGTDEGGSSFHEYPEFEKEDESHLYKEEEKLKEEEKQLFEVNEEDIYREPKPKEFSPEASFYDSQRSDMVLLDENQMASNENLKAPFYIGKREVTNREYLAYVQANNAKAPSHWVRGIPRPGTENQPVVNVSHQEAEKFAKWKGMRLPTLSEWLLANELEMILEEKGLSEWFALDGENQESPKFKSNPTTSFRVAYYKKPLKEMVSSPKR; encoded by the coding sequence ATGAAGAAGTTTTACGCTTTTCTTGGATTTAGCATCGCTTGGGGCTCTTGTTCAATGGCTCAAAATGATCCGAACTCGTCTCTTTCCTATTATTCCGGGTTATCCATCGCTCCAAGCCACTATGGAACTTGGAAACCGCCAGGTTTAAATTCTCTAGGATTAAATCTTGATTCTCCGCATTTTTCGAGTGTTTCAATTGCCGCTTATAAAGAGAGTCCACAGGAAGCCGGGATTTTTCATGATGACGAGGTTGTAAACGAATTTTTTCTTGAAAATCAGATCAATGAAGAAAAAAGGCTTCTTGTTTGGCTTGAGAATAAAATTGCCGCAAATCCCTTCCATGATTTCGAATATGTAGAATCCGAAATTATAGAGGATTTAAATGAAAATGAACTGGCCTATTTAAGCAAAGCTTTTGTCGGGTCTACTTTAAAAACTAGTGAAGATCAAATCGTAGCCTACTCTTTACCAAAAAAGGAAGACCCCTCTCTTAATCAATTTGCGAATGAACCAGACCTTTATCGGGAAATGACTGGAACGGATGAGGGAGGAAGCTCATTTCACGAATACCCCGAGTTTGAAAAAGAAGATGAGTCTCATCTTTACAAAGAAGAAGAAAAGCTTAAAGAAGAAGAAAAGCAGCTTTTCGAGGTGAATGAAGAAGATATTTATAGGGAGCCTAAACCTAAAGAATTTTCACCTGAAGCAAGTTTTTATGATTCTCAAAGGTCTGACATGGTCTTATTGGATGAAAATCAGATGGCATCTAATGAAAACTTAAAGGCTCCTTTTTACATTGGGAAAAGAGAAGTGACAAATCGTGAATATTTAGCTTATGTTCAAGCAAATAATGCCAAAGCTCCCTCCCATTGGGTAAGAGGGATCCCAAGACCCGGAACCGAGAATCAACCCGTTGTCAATGTCTCGCATCAGGAGGCTGAAAAGTTTGCCAAGTGGAAGGGAATGCGCCTTCCGACACTTTCTGAATGGCTTCTTGCAAATGAGCTTGAAATGATCCTTGAAGAAAAAGGACTTTCAGAGTGGTTTGCCCTAGATGGAGAAAATCAGGAAAGTCCCAAATTTAAATCGAATCCAACGACAAGCTTTAGGGTGGCTTATTACAAGAAGCCATTAAAAGAGATGGTTTCTTCACCTAAAAGATAG